The window AGCGGCGCTTCTGTCGCCTGGCGGCGGTAACCGCGTTTGTGCAGTGCCGGACCGGTGGTATCCAGAGTAATCAGGGCGACATCGTTCAGCAAAATCACTTCAACCACATAGCGCGGGCCGTTCTCCGGGAACCACTCGGTGCGGTAGGACTGCTTCAGCTTCTCAACAATCGCTTTCTTGACAATCCCCTGGCAGGCAGGTACGCTGGTAAGCTGGGATTTGTGGGACCGGCCTTCTACCGGAAACTCCCCGTTTTCGGGAATCCAGTCTTCCCAGTTGATAGCTTTAACGCCTTCGAACAGCTCATCGAAGGTTTTGGCCTGGAATTGGCCCATTTTGACCAGGACCCGGTCAGAGGTACGCAGCCATAAATTGCAGCGGCAGATATCGATATAATCTCCGCTGAACAAGACCCGTCCGTTCTCGACTGTGGTCTCATAACCCAGTTCGTTTAATTCGCGTGCTACTACAGCCTCCAGTCCCATAGGGGCGGTGGCGATCAATTGTAATTTACCCAAATGCGCTCAACTCCGTTTAGCTTGTAGATGGTTGCTCCTAGCCAGTACAATAAGATAAGCAGAGAAGTAACAACGACACTGTGCATCGCCTTTATTCTGTGCATGCGCTTAGTAAAGCTTGGCCTAGCCGATCCTTCTAAGTATAGGTGAATGCGCGGGACTTCACAATATCAAAGGAGAATACATATGCCTAATCAGGAAGAATACAGTGAAATGCTTTATACAGAGGATGAATTATTGCTTGAGGTCAAACAGGCGATTGCGGATTACGGGATGCCTGAGGTCTCCATCGCTCCGGGGTACGGGCGGCTGCTCTCGATGCTGATCCGTCTGTCCCGCTCCACCCGCATTCTGGAGATTGGTGCGCTTGGCGGATACAGCGGAATCTGCTTATGCCGCGGATTTGCTTCCGGCGGCCAGCTGACCTCCCTTGAGCTGAAGGCAGAATACGCCCGACTGGCACATAGCCACTTAGCCAAAGCAGGCTTCGGCGAATCCGTAGAATACAAAATCGGCCCTGCGCTGGACAGCCTGAAGGGGCTCGAAGCAGAGGGCCGGACATTTGATTTCTTTTTCATCGATGCGGACAAAGAGAATTATCCGAATTATCTGGAGTATGCAATCCGCCTGGCATCACCGGGGGCCATTATCGCCGGGGATAATATTTTCCTGCGCGGCCGCACCCTGAACACTGATAAGAACGGGCCCGCAGTACAGGCGATGCGCCGGTTCAATGAGATGATCGCCAGCGATGAGCGGCTGACCAGCACGCTGCTGCCTGCGTACGATGGACTGGCTTTAGCCATGGTGAAGTAAGCCGGAGTCTCCGGGTGTCAGCGGAACCAATGGTGCCGGGTCGGCTTGTACAGCTTGAGGCGTACCCAGACTGTATTGATCAGCAGGAACCCGCCGGAAATAATGAAGAGGCCTTCAATCCCGATATAACCCGATAAGAATCCGCCGATAACCGCCCCAAGCATATTACCCAGAGCCAGCGTGCTGCTGTTGAAGCCGAAGGCCCTGCTCTCTTTACCGTCTGGAGTATAGGAACGGATGAGTGCGTTCACGCTTGGCAGCAGCCCTCCCATAAACACTCCCATCAGGAAACGGATGATGATCAGCTGCCAGACGCTTGTTACAAAGGCTTGCGGAATAAGGAACAGGGATGCGCCGATCAGCGCATAGGTCAAGATACGATGGGCGCCGACCTTGTCGCTCAGCCTGCCGAGAAGCGGAGAAGCCAGCATGTTGGATATACCGGTAACAGCGCTGACCATCCCTGCCCAGAATGCAATATTAACGGCTGAGCCATGCAGCTTCTCTACGTATAGCGGCAGCAGAGACATCGGGCTGATCATCGCAAACTGCAGCAGGAAGGTCACGCCGAACAGTGCTGGCAGCTGCGGCACCTTGGCCAGCTCCTTAAACCCTTCGAATACCGATACCTGCGGTACTTTTGCGGCTTCGACCCGGTTGAACTTCTCTTTGACAAGGAATAAAGCGAGCAGTGAAGCAACGAACAGCAGCGCACCGACGACATAAAAAATCGGGCGGAAGCCGATCCAGTCAGCCAGCGCTCCGCCGATCAAAGGTCCCAGAATTGTTCCGGCCACCGAGCCGGACTGCATCAGCCCCATGGCAAAGCCCATACGGGGTTTAGGTGTTGTACCGGATACCAGCGCGATGGAGGCCGGGTTGAAGCCGGAAATCGTCCCATTCAGCAGACGCAGCAGCAGGAGCTGCATCGGCGACTGGGCGAAGCCCATCAGTACCATGACGATGGCCATACCGAAGCTGGAGCGCAGAAGCATGATTTTGCGGCCGTATTTGTCGGCGAGCTTGCCCCACAGCGGCTGGAATAGGAACGAGGTCAAAAAGTTTGCGGCAAAAATTAGGCCTGCCCACATCCCGATTGCATGATCACCGGTTACACCCAGATCCTTGGCGAGATAAAGAGACAGGAACGGGGTAATCATTGTCATGCCGGCATTTACCAGAAATTGGCCAAACCAAAGCACCATGAGGTTGACCTTCCATGTCTCCCAATTCTTCAAAGTGCTTTCACTTCCTTTCAGAGAGTTCTATCTAAAAAATTCACGAAAAATTGACATTCTATCAGTATATCATATATTTTTGGCTGTCCGGTGCAACACTTGTCATAGTAATGTCATTGGATTGTCATTCCGTTGGCGTGAGAACGGTTGTTACCATCTTTTAAAAGGGGCATAATAAGTTATATGCGTTAGCAACTATCCTATCAAACTAATGGAGATCTTATCATGACCTACAATGATACTTTTATCCGCGCCTGCAGACAGCAGGACACGGACCACGTTCCCGTATGGTACATGCGGCAAGCCGGCCGTTATGATCCCGAGTACCGTAAAATCAAGGAAAAATATTCGCTGCTGGAAATTTGCAGCCAGCCGGAACTTGCGGCGGAAGTGACCTTGATGCCTGTGCGCAAGCTGGGTGTGGATGCGGCTATCCTGTATTCCGACATTATGAACCCGGTGGCTTCGATCGGTGTGAAGTTTGACATCGTGAAGAATATCGGCCCGGTTATCGAGAATCCGATTGCGACAGCTGCCGATGTAGAGCGGCTGAAACCGATTGATGTAGAAGGCGACCTCAGCCATGTGCTGGAGACTATCGCCATTCTGGACAAGGAACTGGATGTACCGCTGATTACGTTCGCCGGTGCCCCGTTCACGATTGCCAGTTATTTAATTGAAGGCAGGCCTTCAAAGAGCTATCACCGTACCAAGGAAATGATGTTCAGCCAGCCCCGCGTCTGGGAGAAACTGATGGATAAGCTGGGCGATATGGTCATTGCTTATCTCCGTGCCCATGTGAAGAGCGGCGGCAAAGCCTTTCAGCTGTTCGACAGCTGGGTGGGAGCACTGGCCCCGCGTGACTTCGAACGGTATGTGCTGCCTACGATTTCCCGTATTTTTGCCGAATTGTCGGTTCTTGATGTACCGAAGATTTATTTTCCGGGCGTAAGCTCCGGGGAACTGCTGCCAAGCCTTACCAAGCTGCAGGCTGATGTCATCGGACTGGACTGGCGCGTGAGCCTTACTGAAGGCAGACGCAGAACCGGCGGAGGTTTTGCCATTCAGGGCAATCTCGATCCTTATCTGCTGACAGCTCCAATGGAGCTGCTCAAGGAACGGGCTAAGGATTTGATTGACGAGGGCATACAGGAGCCGGGATATATATTTAATCTGGGTCACGGCTTATTTCCGGAGGCTTCACTGGACACGCTAAGAGAGCTGACGGAGTATATCCATGAGTATTCACAGCAGGCGCTGAAACAAGCAGCTGCACCGAAATTATAATACCGCAAGCACTGGTATGAACATTATTCGTAAAAGGAGATGGATTCCGTGACAGCTAAAATTGGTGTACTCGTGATGTCTTACGGCACGCCTGAAAGTCTGGAGGGTGTGGAAGCCTATTATACTCATATCCGGCGCGGCAACGAGCCTTCCCCGGAGCAGCTTAAAGAGCTGAAGGATCGCTACGAAGCGATTGTCGGCGGCGTGTTCCCGCTCCGGGAGAATACAGACCGTCAGGTGGAGGCTCTGCAGGAGATGCTGAACCGCAGCGGCGGGGATGTGGAATATGTTTGCTACCAGGGACTCAAGCATGCCCAGCCTTTTATTGAAGACGGCGTTGAAGCTATGGTGCGGGATGGCATTACCCAGGCGGTCGGCATTGTACTTGCCCCCCATTATTCTGTAATGAGCGTTGGCACATACATCAAACGGGCAAAAGAAAAAGCGGATGCCTGCGGAATCCGGATGGAATTCGTGGAGAGCTACCACCTGCATCCGGAACTGATAGACGTGCTCAGCAGACGGGTATCAGCCAAGCTGGATCAATTTGAAGAGACCGGCGCAGCCCGCGGGGATGTGCAGGTCTTATTCAGCGCGCATAGCCTTCCGGAACGGATTCTTGCCATGGGCGATCCTTACCGGGACCAGCTGCTCGAAACCTCCAAGGCAATCGCTGACAGGGCAGGAGTCACCTCCTGGCAGTTCACCTGGCAGAGTGCAGGCAGAACGGCTGAACCTTGGCTGGGTCCGGACATTCTGGATACACTGCGTGAGCTGTCCAAAAGCCAGGTGAAGTATGTGCTGTCTGCTCCGATCGGGTTCGTGTCCGACCATCTGGAAGTGCTGTATGACCTTGATATTGAAGCCCAGGCGCTTGCTTCCGAGCTGGATCTGCGGCTGATGCGGATTGATTCGCTGAACAGCGATCCGGCGTATATGTCTGTGCTCAGCGATGTAGTCCGCACCAAGGCAAGCGAGCTGAAGGTGATTCAGCCATGACCGGTATGCCCCGGAAGATCGTCATTATCGGCGGAGGCCTCAGCGGCCTCAGCGCCGCTTTTTATGTCCGCAAGTTTTACCGGGAAGCCGGATACCGGCCTGATATTGTGCTGATCGAGAAGGAAACTGCACTCGGCGGCAAAATTGAAACCTTGCACCGCGACGGCTTCGTCATTGAGAAGGGGCCGGATTCCTTTCTGGCCCGCAAAACAGTGATGAGTGATCTGGCCAAGGAGCTTAAGCTGGATCATGAGCTGGTTACAACCAATCCGAATGCCAAGAAGACGTACATACTGCAGCGGGGCAAGCTTCATCCGATGCCGGCCGGGCTGGTTCTCGGCATTCCTACCGAGCTGAAGCCGTTCCTCAAGAGCGGCCTGGTATCCTTCAGCGGCAAAATGCGGGCGATGCTCGATTTCGTGATTCCGCCGCGCCGGAGCAGCGAAGATGAGTCGCTCGGAGACCTGATCGAGCGGCGCCTGGGAACAGAGGTCCTGGAGAATATGACAGAACCGCTGCTCGCCGGGATTTATGCGGGTGATATGCGTAAGATCAGTCTTCAGGCCACCTTTCCTCAATTCGGTGAAGTCGAGCGCAAGTACGGGAGTCTGATCCGTGGAATGACTACCGGCCGCAAGCCCGTCGAGACGCATACAGGTACCAAGAAAAGTGCCTTCCTGACCTTCCGTAATGGTCTGCAAAGCCTTGTGGAGGCCTTAATCCGTGAACTGCATGATGTGGAGCAGCGGACCGGAGCGGCAGCAGCGGGGATTACCGTGCTGAACAATGCTGCAACAGATGCCGCGCGGTATGAGGTGAAGCTGGAGACTGGTGAAATTCTGCAGGCGGATGATATTTATGTCACCGTGCAGGATTTTGCTGCAGCGGAGCTGTTCCGTCCGTATGTTGATGTATCTCCGCTGGAGAACGTTAATTATGTATCCGTTGCGAATGTGGTGCTGGCTTTTGCCAAGAAGGACATCGTCACCGAGTATGACGGCTCTGGCTTTCTAGTTCCACGTAAGGAAGGACGCAATATTACAGCCTGCACCTGGACCTCCACGAAATGGCTGCACACCAGCCCTGATGACAAAGTGCTGCTGCGCTGCTACGTCGGGCGTTCCGGTGATGAGCAGAATGTGGAGCTGCCGGATCAGGCGCTGACGGAACTGGTGCTGAAGGATCTGCGGGAAATCATGGGAATTACGGCTAAACCGCTGTTTGCGGAAATTACCCGGCTTAAGCATTCGATGCCGCAATATCCTGTCGGGCATCCGGCCAGAATAGCCGGTTTCCGCAGTGAGCTGGGACAGAAGCTGCCCGGCGTTTATGCTTTTGGCGCAGGCTATGATGCTATAGGCTTGCCGGACTGCATTAAGCAGGCTAAGGAAGCTGCCGAAAGCGCTGCGGCCGGCTTGAAGAAACAGCCGGAACCCGAAGCTGTATTCATTTAATTAAAGAACGGTGAGCCGGGATGATTCGGCTTCACCGTTCTTTTTTTTGCCGGATAATGAAGTTAACAGCAGCAATACTCCCTGCGGTTTGGAGGGGGGAGTGTGAGTTATGCTATAATAGAAACACTTTTAATACAAAGGAGATTCTTAGTACCCATGTATCCGCCGCGATCACGCAAAAGAGAGAAGAATAAGCGCAGCAGTAAACGCCGACGCAGAACGGTATGGTCATGGATTAATGTAAGCTTATTATTATTGATTACTGCCATGTTAACCTATTATTTTATTGGAGACCCTGGCGGCGGCCCGACCTCGCAGCCCCCGTCAGCGGAGACAGCAGGTTCGCCATCCCCATCCCCGGAACCTGTTATTGCTCAGCCTTCCGCAACGGTGACACCTGAGCCGGAAGCTACTGCGTCACCTGAGCCGTCGCCTTCCGCTACTCCGGAGGTTTCACCAACACCTTCTCCATCTGAGGAGGCTGCTGTAACCTCTTCGCCAGACAGCAGCGGTGCAGGTGATAACAGTTCAGGGGATGTTTCCGGCTTGCCCGGGGATGTTTCAGGGGCGACCGTTAAGCTCAATTTTGCCGGGGATGTCATTTTCTCGGGCAAAGTAGCCGATTTGCTTCAGAAGAAGGGCTATGATTATTCCTACTCTGCGCTGGATGGCATGTTCCAGAAGGATGATCTGACCATTGTAAATCTGGAGACTCCGATCACCACTGGTGGCGTAGGTGCAGAGAATAAGCAGTATGTGTTCAAGGGAGCCCCGCAGGCGCTGGATGCGCTCAAGTCAGCAGGTGTGGATGCGGTCAATCTGGCCAACAATCATACGCTAGACCAGGGTGAGCAGGGGCTGCTGGATACACTGAACAACCTGAGCACACGGGGGATCCCTTATGTAGGCGCAGGTAAGAACAGCCAAGAAGCATACACCGCCCAATATTTTGAACGAAACGGGATCAAGATTGCACTCCTCGGCTTCACCCGTGTCATTCCACACAGCGATTGGATGGCGGGGGCAAGCAAGCCGGGAGTAGCCAGTGTCTATGACAGTATGGAAGCGCTCAAGACCATTTCAGCCGCCAAGAAAAAAGCGGATCTGGTTGTAGTAGTTGTCCATTGGGGCAAAGAGCGGGTGGAACAGTATGACGCTGCCCAGCAGACCCTGGGCCGCAGCTTCATTGATGCAGGAGCAGATCTGGTCATGGGCGGTCATCCGCATGTACTGCAGGGGATCGAACCTTACAAAGGCAAGTGGATTGCCTTCAGCACCGGGAATTTCATTTTTACACGCTCAACGACTGCGGCCACCTGGGAGACCGCTGTCTTTCAGGCGGAATGCGGCATCACAGGCCAGTGTTCGCTTACTCTGCATCCGATGGATGCAGAATTAGGCCAACCGGTGCCAATGAATGATGCTGACGGACAGCTTTTGCTGAACAAGGTTCAGTCCTTATCTTCCGGCTTAGTCAAGATCGGCAGTGACGGACGCGTTACCCAAGCCGGTAGATAGGCTGGAGCAAGGCTTTGTAGTTGTAAGCAGCCCGGGGACTGATCATACTTCTGCTGGAGGTGGTTATGATGAAAAACATATGTGTTGCCCATCGCGGGTTTTCCGGTAAAGCACCGGAGAACACACTCGCCGCCGTCCGGATGGCACTTGCTCTGCCCTATGTCAGCTGGATGGAAATCGATGTGCAGCTGACCAGGGACGGCGTGCCGGTTGTGATTCATGATTTCACGCTGGACCGGACGACCAACGGTCACGGGAAGGTGAAGAATATGGATTTTGAGCCTATGCGGCGATTAGACGCGGGAGGCTGGAAGAGCCGTGCCTTCCGCGGGGAAAAGGTTCCTTCACTCGAAGAGGTGCTGGATCTTGCTTCCGGGAGACTCAAGCTGAATATTGAGCTGAAGACGAGCGGCGACATGTATCCGGGTCTGGAGAAGGCGGTCATTGATCTGATCTCCGCTAAAGGCATGCGCGATGAAGTAGTGCTGACCTCCTTCGATGCAGGGGTGCTTCAACGGGTAAAAGAACTGGATGCCCGGTTTCGTACCGGGCTGATCTATGACTCCCGTTCAGGTGATCCTGCGCGCAAGGTGAAGGAGCTGGACTGCTCCTTTCTGTCAATCAGCTTTACTAGAATCAACGCCGGGCTGGCCAAGCTGCTGGCCGAACGCGGAGTGAAGACCATGGCCTGGACCGTAGATAAGGCGAAGGAAATGCGCCGCCTGGCTGAGATGCATTCGGATATCATGATCTGTACGAACCGCCCGGATATATGGGGCGACACCTTTTTGGAAGTCTGACTGCATTCAAATTTGACGGGAAAGCGAGCTGAAGCTTCGATGTGTGCTGATGTAAATAATGTGTACTGTGTTGGACGTAATTATAGATTGCATGCGGAGGAACTGGGGAACAAGGTTCCTGCAGAACCGCTGATTTTTCTGAAGCCCTCCCATGCTGCTGTTCCGCTAGATAAAGCTATTATTCATCTTCCCCAGGATGCCGGGCTGATCCATTATGAGGGAGAACTTGTCCTGCGTATCGCCCGGGATTATGTGCCGGGCATGAGTGTCGACGAGCTGGTGGATGTTATGGCGCTGGGTCTCGATTTCACACTGCGGGATGTGCACAATGACCTGCAGAAGAAAGGCCTGCCCTGGACGCCGGCCAAAGGCTTCAAGAACGCCGCTCCGCTCACCCCTTATATTGCTTTTCCCGAAAAGGAAGAACTGGAAGCTACAGATTTCACTGTCCTCAAGAATGGTGTAGAGGTGCAGCGGGGGAATGTGAAGGATATGATCTTTTCACTGCAAAAAATCGTCGAATTCATCGCTGCGCGGTATGGGCTTGGTAAAGATGATGTGATTTTTACCGGAACCCCGGCAGGGGTGGGGCCGGTCGTTTCAGGAGACTCCTTCGAGCTGTTCTGGGGCGACAAGCTTTTAGGCACCTGCCTCGTCGGTTAACGGGAGCTGAATGATATGCTGTGGATATTAGGTGCCTGTGGCGCCTTGCTGGTTGCCGGAGCAGCTTACCGGAAGCGTTCGCTGAGCTTCTCCGGCATGATCGCGGCTTTTGTAATGGGTACGATTTACTTTGGAGCAGGCAATGCTTTCTGGTTCGGTATTCTTCTGCTTTTTTTTATCTCCTCAAGTCTGCTCTCGAAGCTTCATCACGAGAACAAAGCAGAGCTTGAGCTGACCTATGATAAGACCGGCACGCGTGATGCGGGGCAGGTCTTCGCGAACGGCGGAATGGGTATGCTGCTCGTCTTGCTGAACGCGGTTTATCCGCTGGAGCTTTGGGGATTTCTTTTCATTGGCGTAATGGCGACCGTGACCTCAGATACATGGGCCACGGAAATCGGCACCCTGGCGAAGAAGCCTCCCCGTTCTGTGCTGACAGGCAAAGTGCTGCCGGCGGGAACCTCGGGCGGCGTATCGCTGCCGGGCACACTAGCCGCTGCCGCGGGCGGGGCGCTGATCGGCGCTGCCTCCTGGCTGCTGCGTGCGGCTTCCGGAATGGAAGACCATTCCTTCCTGCTGCTGTCGCTAGCCGGCCTTATCGGCGGACTCGCCGGCGCGTTCGCCGACTCCATCCTGGGCGCTACAGTGCAGCGGATGAACCGCTGCTCCGTATGCGGCCGTGAGGTGGAGGCTTCTCGGCATTGCGGTCAGCCTACTGTATACGCAAGAGGCTGGCGCTGGATGGACAATGATGCTGTCAATGCGATCAGTTCCATCATTGGCGGTGCAGCCGCCCTGCTGGTTAGTTTACTGTAAACAGGCGCCAGAGCAAATCAATCATTTAATTGAACTTAAAATAGACATTTAGG of the Paenibacillus pedocola genome contains:
- a CDS encoding O-methyltransferase, which produces MPNQEEYSEMLYTEDELLLEVKQAIADYGMPEVSIAPGYGRLLSMLIRLSRSTRILEIGALGGYSGICLCRGFASGGQLTSLELKAEYARLAHSHLAKAGFGESVEYKIGPALDSLKGLEAEGRTFDFFFIDADKENYPNYLEYAIRLASPGAIIAGDNIFLRGRTLNTDKNGPAVQAMRRFNEMIASDERLTSTLLPAYDGLALAMVK
- a CDS encoding MFS transporter, with translation MKNWETWKVNLMVLWFGQFLVNAGMTMITPFLSLYLAKDLGVTGDHAIGMWAGLIFAANFLTSFLFQPLWGKLADKYGRKIMLLRSSFGMAIVMVLMGFAQSPMQLLLLRLLNGTISGFNPASIALVSGTTPKPRMGFAMGLMQSGSVAGTILGPLIGGALADWIGFRPIFYVVGALLFVASLLALFLVKEKFNRVEAAKVPQVSVFEGFKELAKVPQLPALFGVTFLLQFAMISPMSLLPLYVEKLHGSAVNIAFWAGMVSAVTGISNMLASPLLGRLSDKVGAHRILTYALIGASLFLIPQAFVTSVWQLIIIRFLMGVFMGGLLPSVNALIRSYTPDGKESRAFGFNSSTLALGNMLGAVIGGFLSGYIGIEGLFIISGGFLLINTVWVRLKLYKPTRHHWFR
- the hemE gene encoding uroporphyrinogen decarboxylase, which translates into the protein MTYNDTFIRACRQQDTDHVPVWYMRQAGRYDPEYRKIKEKYSLLEICSQPELAAEVTLMPVRKLGVDAAILYSDIMNPVASIGVKFDIVKNIGPVIENPIATAADVERLKPIDVEGDLSHVLETIAILDKELDVPLITFAGAPFTIASYLIEGRPSKSYHRTKEMMFSQPRVWEKLMDKLGDMVIAYLRAHVKSGGKAFQLFDSWVGALAPRDFERYVLPTISRIFAELSVLDVPKIYFPGVSSGELLPSLTKLQADVIGLDWRVSLTEGRRRTGGGFAIQGNLDPYLLTAPMELLKERAKDLIDEGIQEPGYIFNLGHGLFPEASLDTLRELTEYIHEYSQQALKQAAAPKL
- the hemH gene encoding ferrochelatase, with the protein product MTAKIGVLVMSYGTPESLEGVEAYYTHIRRGNEPSPEQLKELKDRYEAIVGGVFPLRENTDRQVEALQEMLNRSGGDVEYVCYQGLKHAQPFIEDGVEAMVRDGITQAVGIVLAPHYSVMSVGTYIKRAKEKADACGIRMEFVESYHLHPELIDVLSRRVSAKLDQFEETGAARGDVQVLFSAHSLPERILAMGDPYRDQLLETSKAIADRAGVTSWQFTWQSAGRTAEPWLGPDILDTLRELSKSQVKYVLSAPIGFVSDHLEVLYDLDIEAQALASELDLRLMRIDSLNSDPAYMSVLSDVVRTKASELKVIQP
- the hemG gene encoding protoporphyrinogen oxidase; protein product: MTGMPRKIVIIGGGLSGLSAAFYVRKFYREAGYRPDIVLIEKETALGGKIETLHRDGFVIEKGPDSFLARKTVMSDLAKELKLDHELVTTNPNAKKTYILQRGKLHPMPAGLVLGIPTELKPFLKSGLVSFSGKMRAMLDFVIPPRRSSEDESLGDLIERRLGTEVLENMTEPLLAGIYAGDMRKISLQATFPQFGEVERKYGSLIRGMTTGRKPVETHTGTKKSAFLTFRNGLQSLVEALIRELHDVEQRTGAAAAGITVLNNAATDAARYEVKLETGEILQADDIYVTVQDFAAAELFRPYVDVSPLENVNYVSVANVVLAFAKKDIVTEYDGSGFLVPRKEGRNITACTWTSTKWLHTSPDDKVLLRCYVGRSGDEQNVELPDQALTELVLKDLREIMGITAKPLFAEITRLKHSMPQYPVGHPARIAGFRSELGQKLPGVYAFGAGYDAIGLPDCIKQAKEAAESAAAGLKKQPEPEAVFI
- a CDS encoding CapA family protein, with the translated sequence MYPPRSRKREKNKRSSKRRRRTVWSWINVSLLLLITAMLTYYFIGDPGGGPTSQPPSAETAGSPSPSPEPVIAQPSATVTPEPEATASPEPSPSATPEVSPTPSPSEEAAVTSSPDSSGAGDNSSGDVSGLPGDVSGATVKLNFAGDVIFSGKVADLLQKKGYDYSYSALDGMFQKDDLTIVNLETPITTGGVGAENKQYVFKGAPQALDALKSAGVDAVNLANNHTLDQGEQGLLDTLNNLSTRGIPYVGAGKNSQEAYTAQYFERNGIKIALLGFTRVIPHSDWMAGASKPGVASVYDSMEALKTISAAKKKADLVVVVVHWGKERVEQYDAAQQTLGRSFIDAGADLVMGGHPHVLQGIEPYKGKWIAFSTGNFIFTRSTTAATWETAVFQAECGITGQCSLTLHPMDAELGQPVPMNDADGQLLLNKVQSLSSGLVKIGSDGRVTQAGR
- a CDS encoding glycerophosphodiester phosphodiesterase → MKNICVAHRGFSGKAPENTLAAVRMALALPYVSWMEIDVQLTRDGVPVVIHDFTLDRTTNGHGKVKNMDFEPMRRLDAGGWKSRAFRGEKVPSLEEVLDLASGRLKLNIELKTSGDMYPGLEKAVIDLISAKGMRDEVVLTSFDAGVLQRVKELDARFRTGLIYDSRSGDPARKVKELDCSFLSISFTRINAGLAKLLAERGVKTMAWTVDKAKEMRRLAEMHSDIMICTNRPDIWGDTFLEV
- a CDS encoding fumarylacetoacetate hydrolase family protein translates to MCADVNNVYCVGRNYRLHAEELGNKVPAEPLIFLKPSHAAVPLDKAIIHLPQDAGLIHYEGELVLRIARDYVPGMSVDELVDVMALGLDFTLRDVHNDLQKKGLPWTPAKGFKNAAPLTPYIAFPEKEELEATDFTVLKNGVEVQRGNVKDMIFSLQKIVEFIAARYGLGKDDVIFTGTPAGVGPVVSGDSFELFWGDKLLGTCLVG
- a CDS encoding DUF92 domain-containing protein, which translates into the protein MLWILGACGALLVAGAAYRKRSLSFSGMIAAFVMGTIYFGAGNAFWFGILLLFFISSSLLSKLHHENKAELELTYDKTGTRDAGQVFANGGMGMLLVLLNAVYPLELWGFLFIGVMATVTSDTWATEIGTLAKKPPRSVLTGKVLPAGTSGGVSLPGTLAAAAGGALIGAASWLLRAASGMEDHSFLLLSLAGLIGGLAGAFADSILGATVQRMNRCSVCGREVEASRHCGQPTVYARGWRWMDNDAVNAISSIIGGAAALLVSLL